A single region of the Drosophila miranda strain MSH22 chromosome 2, D.miranda_PacBio2.1, whole genome shotgun sequence genome encodes:
- the LOC117187468 gene encoding uncharacterized protein LOC117187468, translating into MYDGSPFFFGGGAALLLPLPLPLLLLLLPLLPVDADCRRLGSSVLIRRHEALLSANKSSFDISSNCPRTSVILVRNSSCVTCLSGPPLGVFSLFRLFGCLSEPRVLLCASPRRKHKIRYNPKWGNGNPTAGCREPALCLCHTVCLRVSLYWCRLRLRGASATAQKQRCIPESLT; encoded by the exons atgtacgATGGGTCTCCGTTTTTTTTCGGTGGTGGTGCAGCTCtgctactgccactgccactgccacttctgctgctgctgcttccacTGCTGCCGGTGGACGCCGATTGCCGCCGACTTGGCTCTTCAGTGTTAATTCGTCGACACGAGGCGCTGCTTTCAGCTAACAAGTCATCGTTTGACATCTCAAGCAATTGTCCTCGAACGTCAGTGATTCTTGTGCGTAACTCTTCGTGTGTCACGTGCCTCTCCGGCCCACCTCTCGGTGTTTTTTCTCTGTTTCGTTTGTTTGGTTGCCTCTCCGAGCCGCGAGTTTTGTTGTGTGCCTCGCCAAGGCGGAAGCATAAAATTCGATACAACCCAAAGTGGGGCAACGGCAACCCCACAGCCGGCTGCCGAGAGCCGGCcttgtgcctgtgccacacaGTGTGTTTGCGTGTCTCTCTGTATTGGTGTCGGCTGAGACTCAGAGGAGCTTCGGCcacggcccagaagcagcgcTGCATTCCAGAGAGT TTAACTTGA